The following are encoded in a window of Podospora pseudoanserina strain CBS 124.78 chromosome 6, whole genome shotgun sequence genomic DNA:
- the NUF2 gene encoding kinetochore-associated Ndc80 complex subunit nuf2 (COG:D; EggNog:ENOG503NVBG) translates to MSYNPRMSIMPGSLPPGSGAGASSKSRAAKKEEEAAYANMRLPDREIVGCINELGISFTVQDLQKPNPIQVQMIFEWFGELLMNKTRATVDPAMRAAAEDIVGEDLCDALMPADTRNLLGFFRNLRILMEQCGVHDFNFGDLYKPTHDRLVKLLSYVINFVRFRESQTNVIDEHCNRAEQTKARIEQLYQENQNMEGQLEDMKFTRKQMEVQVAEKTKRNEELKHKLLELRKTQEKVAARWEEAKIKKAEMTKELEDKTTTKVMLKQESAKLKPYTLQSPSALQSSLTELSNTLNGDKAHIDSLDRRARALQTSTDSFAVVTGDVASCIKLLEEIGVELAKEEEENAKNAKQRDALTERGASVREVERTEALLQRQLAKWVERTETLRAHSQEKAQRAKESMEELRAVHKKLTEERSEKGKDIERRRVRIEQIEKKMLDLKENIENEVRAAYDEYLKMESHIKLYITEMEQAL, encoded by the exons ATGTCCTACAACCCCCGCATGTCCATCATGCCCGGCAGCCTCCCCCCCGGCTCCGGCGccggcgcctcctccaaatctCGCGCcgccaaaaaagaagaagaagccgccTACGCCAACATGCGCCTCCCCGACCGCGAGATCGTCGGCTGCATCAACGAGCTCGGCATCTCTTTCACGGTTCAAGACCTCCAAAAGCCAAACCCGATTCAAGTCCAGATGATCTTTGAGTGGTTCGGCGAGCTCCTCATGAACAAGACCCGCGCCACCGTCGACCCTGCCATGCGCGCTGCCGCCGAGGACATCGTCGGGGAAGACCTCTGCGATGCGCTCATGCCGGCCGATACGAGGAACCTGTTGGGTTTTTTCAGGAACTTAAGGATACTGATGGAGCAGTGCGGGGTACATGATTTCAATTTTGGGGATCTGTACAAGCCGACGCATGATCGGTTGGTCAAGTTGTTGAGTTATGTGATTAATTTTGTGAGGTTTAGAGAGTCGCAGACGAATGTGATTGATGAGCATTGCAATCGCGCGGAGCAGACAAAGGCGCGGATTGAGCAGCTGTACCAAGAGAATCAGAACATGGAGGGGCAGCTGGAGGACATGAAGTTCACGAGAAAACAGATGGAGGTGCAGGTGGCGGAGAAGACGAAACGGAACGAGGAGCTGAAGCACAAGTTGCTTGAGCTGAGGAAGACGCAGGAGAAAGTCGCCgcgaggtgggaggaggcaaaAATCAAAAAGGCGGAGATGacgaaggagctggaggataaAACTACGACAAAGGTGATGCTGAAGCAGGAGAGCGCGAAGCTGAAGCCGTATACGCTGCAAAGTCCGTCGGCGCTGCAGAGCTCTTTGACGGAGTTGAGCAATACGCTCAATGGGGACAAGGCTCATATTGATAGCCTTGACAGAAGGGCGAGGGCGCTGCAGACGTCGACGGACTCGTTTGCGGTCGTGACGGGGGATGTGGCGAGTTGTATcaagctgctggaggagattgggGTGGAGctggcaaaggaggaggaggagaacgcCAAGAACGCGAAGCAGAGAGACGCGCTTACTGAGCGTGGAGCTAGCGTCCGCGAGGTTGAGCGGACGGAAGCCCTTCTCCAGAGGCAACTGGCCAAGTGGGTGGAAAGGACTGAGACGTTGAGAGCGCACAGCCAAGAAAAGGCTCAGCGGGCGAAGGAGTCcatggaggagctgagggcGGTACACAAGAAGCTCACAGAGGAGAGGTCAGAGAAGGGCAAGGATATTGAGAGAAGGAGAGTTAGGATCGAACAGATTGAGAAAAAG ATGCTCGACCTCAAAGAGAATATCGAAAACGAAGTGCGGGCTGCGTATGACGAGTACCTCAAGATGGAGTCTCATATCAAGCTGTACATCACCGAGATGGAGCAAGCCCTCTAA
- a CDS encoding hypothetical protein (EggNog:ENOG503P5N9), which yields MDPLFLSPALPSTLIHYIIHHCTYPTTLLICSDRAEFLSILTQELQTQQHHQRQSQATADPDTDAGPDHLGQAPHQPSSPPNHTASAPSLLTPPPLYQLAVTRHIRTVFIPTVSHLRAFLSVFTLQDTTAVSAPPTSTAAPRSSSSGANHTTPLLLVYGFLGSHRHTSEWSVQGVNGTAAVLVEAAKQAGLKAVIVEAPLSTSSPDEAGGDTQHTEDILSEKMPVLSGSSKRTGLNLEGTGWTGKTIEVSKVLGRWFRFQEGNWEA from the coding sequence ATGGATCCCCTCTTTCTGTCCCCCGCCCTGCCATCAACCTTGATCCACTACATAATCCACCACTGCACCTacccaacaaccctcctcatctgcaGCGATCGTGCCGAGTTCCTTTCCATTCTCACACAGGAGTTacaaacccaacaacaccaccagcggcagTCCCAAGCCACAGCAGATCCTGACACAGACGCCGGCCCAGACCATCTCGGTCAagctccccaccaaccatcatcccccccaaaccacaCAGCATCAGCGCCTAGTCTCTTAACTCCGCCCCCGTTGTACCAGCTGGCAGTCACACGGCACATACGGACAGTATTCATACCAACCGTGTCACACCTCCGCGCTTTTCTCTCCGTTTTCACCCTTCAGGACACGACAGCTGTTTCGGCACCTCCCACAAGCACGGCCGCGCCTaggtcgtcgtcatccgGAGCAAACCACACAACTCCTTTGCTCCTGGTGTACGGATTCTTGGGGTCACATCGGCATACGAGCGAGTGGAGTGTTCAGGGCGTCAATGGTACGGCCGCTGTGCTGGTCGAAGCTGCGAAGCAGGCGGGGTTAAAGGCCGTGATCGTGGAGGCTCCTCTCTCTACTTCCTCTCCTGACGAGGCTGGTGGGGATACCCAACACACAGAGGATATTCTTTCAGAGAAGATGCCCGTGTTGAGCGGCAGCTCAAAAAGAACAGGACTCAATCTCGAAGGAACCGGTTGGACAGGCAAAACCATTGAAGTCAGCAAGGTTCTCGGAAGATGGTTCCGCTTTCAAGAGGGAAATTGGGAGGCCTGA